A window from Zingiber officinale cultivar Zhangliang chromosome 7A, Zo_v1.1, whole genome shotgun sequence encodes these proteins:
- the LOC121999392 gene encoding probable protein S-acyltransferase 22, which translates to MVFALLLLILQWAVGMLVLILCFVERRRFSAEIVSKLGSSFSLAPFIIVVAVCTLLAMVATLPVAQLFFFHILLIKKGISTYDYIIALREQDQEQEQLAVGGQQSPQMSQVSSFTGLSSTSSFNQFHRGAWCTPPRLFLEDQVSYFHYLESYCECNLPWLRLFLKNLLIRFFLLYEANPFN; encoded by the exons aTGGTGTTTGCTCTTCTCTTG CTTATTCTGCAGTGGGCTGTTGGGATGCTTGTGCTGATACTGTGTTTTGTTGAGAGAAGGAGATTTTCTGCTGAAATTGTTTCAAAGCTGGGTAGTAGCTTTTCCTTGGCACCCTTTATCATTGTGGTG GCTGTGTGCACTTTATTAGCCATGGTTGCTACTCTTCCAGTTGCACAACTTTTCTTCTTccatattcttttaataaaaaag GGAATCAGCACCTATGATTACATTATTGCTTTGAGGGAGCAAGATCAGGAGCAGGAGCAACTTGCTGTTGGTGGGCAGCAAAGTCCGCAAATGTCCCAAGTGAGCTCTTTTACTGGACTAAGCAGCACCAGTTCTTTCAATCAATTCCATCGGGGTGCATGGTGTACTCCGCCAAGATTATTCCTTGAGGATCAggtatcatactttcattatttAGAAAGTTATTGTGAATGTAATTTACCATGgttaagattatttttgaaaaaccttttaataagattttttttactgtACGAGGCAAATCCatttaattaa